In Anaerolineales bacterium, a genomic segment contains:
- the recJ gene encoding single-stranded-DNA-specific exonuclease RecJ translates to MSLIQRPWVEPSPVTPSEVVLAACGGDALIATILTQRGFTDPEHIRAFLDPDSYEPTPPETLPDLVSASTLLAEALRAEKKILIWGDFDADGQTATALLYEGLTRLGGEAAYYVPNRQSESHGIGIERLREQIARHAPAVLITCDTGITEYESIQEAKRLGLTVIITDHHNLGDHLPPADAVINPKRLAETTPHHPLITLPGVGVAYKLMQHLYITLDRAREVGRLLDLVALGIVSDVAEQVNDTRFLLQIGLSQLRRAERVGLAALMAVAKIQPEALTAEDLGFQLGPRLNAVGRLGDAALAVELLVTRDAHRAATLAQTLEGLNNERKLLSRQVEESAEAMLERDRTLLDHAALVMYNPEWQAGILGIAANTLAGRYGRPVVLLTGDGDSLSGSARTAGGYDIGGAIAQHGEMLERYGGHFGAAGLSLQRERLDQFRRRLSRTLVAMGGKQEIPPLQIDCLLPLSEITDGLAYRLEKLSPFGEGNPPVVAATKGVHLSHAAILGRDERHLKLTIEDDSGASLPVLWWGGAERRIPEGVFDIAFLPKMRRGELQLEFVDYRETGEVWLEDVDTSAITILDWRRDPAPAHRLAILLEDGTEAQVWAEGFSRQTYPHFKRRADLSEGETLIIYSAPPDPKTLAAVIARVQPQTIHLFGIDPPIADLPAFLRLLQTATRNVIAHFGGRTTLDILSGAIAGSRAALRAGLDFLALDGQITLSWVDENTLTIGEGDGTSAGREVLKRPYERLVMAFEEMNAYRRYFRVLPTKQIVREA, encoded by the coding sequence ATGTCCCTGATTCAACGCCCCTGGGTAGAACCATCCCCCGTCACACCAAGCGAGGTTGTCCTCGCCGCCTGCGGAGGCGATGCGCTCATTGCGACGATCCTCACTCAGCGCGGATTCACCGATCCCGAACACATTCGGGCGTTCCTTGATCCAGATTCTTACGAGCCAACACCACCCGAAACACTTCCCGATCTAGTCAGTGCCTCGACACTGCTGGCAGAAGCGCTCCGCGCTGAGAAGAAAATCCTGATCTGGGGCGATTTTGACGCCGACGGACAAACGGCAACGGCGCTGCTCTATGAAGGGCTGACGCGCCTCGGCGGGGAGGCTGCCTATTACGTCCCCAATCGTCAAAGTGAGTCGCACGGGATTGGGATCGAACGGCTGCGCGAGCAAATCGCCCGCCACGCGCCCGCCGTGCTGATCACCTGCGACACAGGAATCACTGAATATGAGTCTATCCAAGAGGCAAAGCGGCTAGGACTTACGGTGATCATCACTGATCACCATAACTTAGGTGATCACCTCCCACCCGCTGACGCCGTGATCAACCCGAAGCGGCTTGCCGAAACAACCCCCCATCACCCGCTGATCACGCTCCCCGGTGTGGGTGTTGCCTATAAACTGATGCAGCACCTCTACATCACCCTAGATCGGGCGCGGGAGGTGGGGCGCTTGCTCGATCTCGTGGCGTTGGGGATTGTCTCGGATGTTGCTGAACAGGTGAACGATACCCGCTTTCTGTTGCAGATTGGTCTAAGCCAACTGCGGCGGGCGGAACGGGTTGGCTTAGCCGCACTCATGGCGGTGGCAAAGATTCAGCCAGAGGCGCTCACTGCCGAAGACCTCGGCTTCCAACTTGGACCGCGCTTGAACGCTGTGGGACGGTTGGGGGATGCAGCCCTTGCTGTGGAACTGCTGGTGACTCGTGACGCGCACCGTGCTGCCACCCTTGCCCAGACCCTCGAAGGGCTGAACAATGAGCGAAAATTGCTCTCCCGACAGGTGGAAGAATCTGCCGAGGCAATGCTCGAACGGGATCGGACACTCCTTGACCATGCTGCCCTTGTCATGTACAACCCAGAGTGGCAGGCGGGCATTTTGGGTATTGCCGCCAACACCTTAGCCGGGCGGTATGGTCGCCCTGTTGTGCTGCTCACCGGAGACGGTGATAGCCTCAGTGGGTCAGCACGCACGGCGGGCGGCTACGATATTGGCGGGGCAATTGCTCAGCACGGCGAGATGTTAGAACGCTATGGCGGTCATTTCGGCGCAGCGGGGTTAAGCCTCCAGCGCGAACGGTTGGATCAATTCCGGCGGCGTTTGTCGCGCACCCTTGTGGCGATGGGCGGCAAGCAGGAAATCCCCCCCCTCCAGATTGACTGCCTATTGCCCCTTTCAGAGATCACCGATGGGCTTGCCTACCGCCTTGAAAAACTCTCGCCCTTTGGGGAAGGAAATCCCCCCGTCGTGGCTGCCACGAAGGGTGTTCATCTCAGCCACGCGGCAATTTTGGGACGGGATGAGCGCCATCTGAAATTGACCATTGAAGATGATTCGGGGGCATCCCTGCCCGTTTTGTGGTGGGGCGGGGCAGAACGACGGATTCCCGAAGGCGTTTTTGACATTGCCTTTCTCCCGAAGATGCGGCGCGGCGAGTTGCAATTGGAATTCGTGGATTACCGCGAGACGGGTGAGGTATGGCTAGAGGATGTGGACACCTCCGCCATTACCATCCTTGATTGGCGGCGCGACCCCGCCCCTGCCCACCGTCTCGCCATACTGCTTGAGGATGGAACAGAGGCACAGGTTTGGGCAGAGGGCTTCTCGCGCCAAACGTACCCTCACTTCAAACGTCGTGCCGACCTCTCCGAAGGCGAGACACTGATTATTTACAGCGCCCCGCCCGACCCCAAAACATTGGCGGCGGTGATTGCCCGCGTCCAGCCCCAAACGATTCACTTGTTTGGCATTGACCCACCCATTGCCGACCTTCCGGCGTTCTTGCGTCTGCTTCAGACTGCTACCCGCAACGTGATTGCCCACTTCGGCGGGCGTACCACACTGGACATCCTCAGCGGGGCGATAGCGGGATCGCGGGCGGCGCTCCGCGCTGGTTTGGACTTTCTCGCCCTTGATGGGCAGATCACTCTCTCGTGGGTGGATGAAAACACGCTGACAATCGGTGAAGGGGACGGCACATCCGCCGGACGGGAGGTGCTGAAGCGTCCCTATGAGCGGCTTGTTATGGCGTTCGAGGAGATGAACGCCTACCGCCGCTACTTCCGCGTCTTGCCAACAAAGCAGATTGTGCGTGAAGCATGA
- the speB gene encoding agmatinase, giving the protein MSDLHYRTPERFLGVDDEAADRDRSAVWVLPIPLDMTTSYLGGTRHGAAAIIDASNQVELYDPVLGSEAALSYGVHTLPHFHPPLASAEGAVAAITAAVSDLHLYDRLLVTLGGEHSLTPGVIRALAPRFPGLVMVQLDAHCDLRESFDGTPYSHASATRRSLGYVERVYQFGIRSICQEEVDFLAETSRVHVWYADAMHADRERLYLKDIRAALSGRPIYLSIDLDGFDPSVFPAVGTPEPGGISWYDGLALIQAVVEAGDVVAFDCVELCPMPGAHGSAFAAAKLVYKTMSMIMHKRGRVSKVSPLQG; this is encoded by the coding sequence ATGAGTGATTTGCATTACCGCACACCAGAGCGTTTTTTGGGTGTGGATGATGAAGCAGCGGATCGAGACCGCAGCGCTGTATGGGTCTTGCCCATCCCATTGGATATGACCACCTCCTACCTCGGCGGAACGCGGCACGGCGCGGCGGCGATCATTGACGCCAGCAACCAAGTCGAACTCTATGATCCGGTGCTAGGCAGCGAGGCGGCGCTGAGTTATGGCGTCCATACCTTGCCCCATTTTCACCCACCACTCGCCTCGGCAGAAGGGGCCGTGGCAGCGATCACGGCAGCGGTGTCCGATCTCCATCTTTATGATCGCCTGTTGGTGACGCTTGGCGGGGAACACAGCCTGACCCCCGGTGTTATTCGCGCTCTTGCCCCGCGTTTTCCGGGTCTGGTCATGGTGCAACTTGACGCCCATTGCGATCTGCGCGAATCCTTTGATGGGACGCCCTACAGCCATGCCAGCGCCACTCGCCGCTCATTAGGCTATGTCGAGCGCGTCTACCAGTTTGGGATTCGCTCCATATGCCAAGAGGAAGTTGATTTCCTTGCCGAAACAAGCCGTGTCCATGTGTGGTATGCCGACGCCATGCACGCGGATCGGGAACGGCTCTATCTGAAGGACATTCGCGCTGCCCTCAGCGGGCGTCCGATTTACCTAAGTATCGATTTAGACGGCTTCGATCCGTCGGTTTTTCCCGCCGTAGGGACGCCTGAGCCGGGGGGAATCAGTTGGTACGATGGCTTGGCGTTGATTCAGGCGGTGGTGGAGGCGGGAGATGTGGTCGCCTTTGATTGTGTGGAGTTGTGTCCTATGCCCGGGGCGCATGGGTCAGCGTTTGCGGCGGCGAAGTTGGTTTACAAAACGATGTCGATGATCATGCATAAACGCGGGCGCGTCTCAAAAGTATCCCCACTACAAGGGTAA